The following nucleotide sequence is from Tribolium castaneum strain GA2 chromosome 5, icTriCast1.1, whole genome shotgun sequence.
aatgttaattaaaaaaaataagcgcAAAGATGGTTTGAATCGAGCGTTGAAcgcattttatttgaataataatggtattTTGCGCCAAAAATGcccaaaatttttatctcCTCTGATTGGGCCTGTGCTGTTTGTACCAACTGTCCTaccaacaattttaaaatgaaatattcaTTTTTCGCGAGTAATAACACTAACAACTAATGAAtattctgttttttgttatatttttgctttgattttgttaaaattattttttaaggaatgaaaaaacatttttgttatgaTTGGCAAACCTGtgctttttcaaattattatcaagtcacctatgactttatagcaaattattttaacctaggattttaacaataaatgaGTTCATAGAATAAGGGTATTTAATTGATTCCAAAATGCAAGACGTGAgtgaatttgattttgaaagcgTTCTCAAGAATTATTCAATCCAggtaaacaaatatttttaattttgaggtCGCGCACTTTTACGCAAAAGCCCCCAAGTTTGTTACATTTTATAACATGTGAGACGaataatgtaaacaaactgACCACAATTGCTTCATGTCATCGAACTGGTCAACAACAAATGTAAACATCCTTATAAATGCAACAGCTTGGTATCCCAGTCCGGCTATAAAATTTCGCTTTGTTTTGTTCCGACAATAACAATGGTTTTTTCTTGATTGTTTCGCACCAGGATATCGCTTTGGAGCAGTCGTGCAAACAAAGACTGAATGATCAAGAAACATACGAggaaactttgaaaacttacAAAGAAGCTAAggaggaattttttaaaaccgaAGACGAGCACCAAACTCTTCAAGCAAATTTTACTGAGAAACTCAATATAAATAATGCTGTTAACCAGCTGCAGATTGTCCCAAATAACATACTCAAGTCCACTAGCGACGAAATTTTGGCCATGTTTGAGGAAATGGGAAAGGAttcgtaagtttttttttggcttGTACACAGGTTCCAATTTGTGATTATTTAGAGACAATTTTGTAAATCTGGTCAATAATTACCTGAAAAAGTTCCAAAATTTGGGCAGCGAATTTGTAAgtcgtaaattaaaattggcaCAGCCGCTCAATTTACTTTCAGGAGGAGTCAGTAGTTTTAAGAAACAAAGCCgattgttttaacaaaaatgaaattcttgAGCACGAAATTACAGAGCGAAGAAACAGATTTGACGAAATTAAACAACGAGAAGAAGAGAGAGAAAAATTAACAGTTGATCAGTACTCAAGAAAACCATTCGAAAGTTACTTGAATGGTTGCGACACCCTCAAAGTAGATGTTTTTGAGAATGAACAGTACCTAATCCAcctcaataaaaatatcatttttttagaGCAAAGAAACCACGAacttaaag
It contains:
- the LOC103314927 gene encoding uncharacterized protein LOC103314927 produces the protein MQDVSEFDFESVLKNYSIQDIALEQSCKQRLNDQETYEETLKTYKEAKEEFFKTEDEHQTLQANFTEKLNINNAVNQLQIVPNNILKSTSDEILAMFEEMGKDSDNFVNLVNNYLKKFQNLGSEFEESVVLRNKADCFNKNEILEHEITERRNRFDEIKQREEEREKLTVDQYSRKPFESYLNGCDTLKVDVFENEQYLIHLNKNIIFLEQRNHELKVFIN